Proteins encoded by one window of Paraburkholderia terrae:
- a CDS encoding NTP transferase domain-containing protein, producing the protein MRAIILAAGLGLRLQQPPGEQFPKCLLRFDGVSLLERHLQMLEAVGVDEVVLALGFQPEQVEAELTRAGRKVPEIKLNPRFDLGSVLTVHTVADALTRGGDVLLMDADVLYDERMLAALVAGEHANRLLIDRDFEAGDEPVKLCLKQGVPIELRKQLAVGLDYDTIGESVGFFRFTEAAARRFAEIVAGYVDSGRANLPHEEAVRDLLLERSHAFDTADVTSLPWIEIDFPNDVARATKEVLPQLQRPALQEALKR; encoded by the coding sequence ATGCGAGCGATCATTCTTGCCGCAGGCCTCGGCTTGCGACTCCAGCAACCGCCGGGGGAGCAGTTTCCAAAATGTCTGTTGCGCTTTGACGGCGTCTCGCTGCTGGAGCGTCATTTGCAGATGCTCGAAGCCGTCGGCGTCGATGAGGTCGTCCTCGCGCTCGGCTTCCAGCCGGAACAGGTCGAGGCCGAACTGACGCGCGCCGGCCGCAAGGTGCCCGAGATCAAGCTCAATCCGCGTTTCGATCTGGGCAGTGTGCTGACCGTACACACCGTCGCCGATGCCCTCACGCGCGGCGGCGACGTGCTGCTGATGGACGCCGACGTGCTGTACGACGAGCGCATGCTGGCCGCGCTCGTGGCGGGCGAGCACGCGAATCGCCTGCTGATCGACCGAGACTTCGAAGCGGGCGACGAACCCGTCAAGCTGTGCCTGAAACAGGGCGTGCCCATCGAGTTGCGCAAGCAACTGGCCGTCGGCCTCGACTACGACACGATCGGCGAATCGGTCGGCTTTTTCCGCTTCACCGAGGCCGCTGCGCGGCGCTTCGCGGAGATCGTGGCGGGCTACGTCGATAGCGGCCGCGCGAACCTGCCGCATGAGGAGGCCGTGCGCGACCTGCTGCTCGAACGCAGCCATGCATTCGATACGGCCGATGTCACCAGCCTGCCCTGGATTGAAATCGATTTTCCCAACGACGTTGCGCGAGCAACTAAAGAAGTCCTGCCGCAACTGCAGCGGCCGGCTTTGCAAGAAGCGCTGAAGCGCTAA
- a CDS encoding molecular chaperone DnaJ: MSKAAGRSVTIAPEKQQAHRSKGQRYFNSLVKQIENRRGWLAQWEAFTPVFQKRYVDELIPLKQASMDAQVKLVYRLDALHGDKNFNAIERSMISQLIRELTQQLIGAHGDPMLKPIHDRHVDTTSDRQAEIDVEGMKAMMREMLGDEFAEDLDTSSPEEFLKHASEKFDELRAHADAKARAREERRAKRKKTPKQLAAEARKEAAQAEISQSVREVYRKLASALHPDREPDAEERTRKTTLMQRVNEAYAKRNLLQLLELQLELEHIDQKTIDGISEERLNHYNSVLREQLGELDRELSDIGDRFRGTYGFPYGPLTIPERAMQDLDAELEHRQHMVREIEKDLHTFDDIKKTKTWLKALKRDRPF; encoded by the coding sequence ATGAGCAAAGCAGCGGGCCGGTCTGTGACCATTGCGCCGGAAAAGCAACAGGCGCATCGATCGAAAGGCCAGAGGTACTTCAATTCACTCGTCAAGCAGATCGAAAATCGGCGTGGCTGGCTCGCGCAGTGGGAAGCCTTTACGCCCGTTTTCCAGAAGCGGTATGTCGATGAGCTGATCCCGCTGAAGCAGGCTTCGATGGATGCGCAGGTGAAGCTCGTGTACCGCCTCGACGCGTTGCATGGCGACAAAAACTTCAATGCCATCGAGCGCAGCATGATCTCGCAACTGATCCGCGAACTGACGCAACAGCTGATCGGCGCGCACGGCGACCCCATGCTGAAGCCGATTCACGACCGGCATGTCGATACGACGTCCGACAGGCAAGCAGAAATCGACGTCGAAGGCATGAAAGCGATGATGCGAGAAATGCTCGGCGACGAATTCGCTGAGGACCTCGATACGAGCTCGCCAGAAGAGTTCTTGAAGCACGCGTCAGAGAAGTTCGACGAACTGCGTGCCCACGCCGACGCAAAAGCACGGGCTCGCGAAGAGCGCCGCGCAAAGCGCAAGAAGACGCCAAAACAGCTTGCCGCCGAAGCACGCAAGGAAGCGGCGCAAGCAGAAATCAGCCAGTCGGTGCGCGAGGTCTATCGCAAGCTGGCGAGCGCGCTGCATCCCGATCGCGAACCCGACGCTGAGGAACGCACCCGCAAAACCACGCTGATGCAGCGGGTCAACGAAGCGTACGCGAAACGCAATCTTCTGCAATTGCTCGAGTTGCAACTGGAACTCGAACATATCGATCAGAAAACCATCGACGGCATCAGCGAAGAAAGACTCAACCACTACAACAGCGTGTTGAGAGAGCAATTGGGTGAACTCGACCGCGAACTCTCGGACATAGGCGACCGGTTCCGAGGAACTTACGGCTTTCCGTACGGCCCTCTCACGATACCTGAACGCGCCATGCAGGATCTCGACGCTGAACTCGAACACCGTCAGCACATGGTGCGCGAAATCGAAAAAGATCTGCACACGTTCGACGACATCAAGAAAACGAAAACCTGGCTGAAAGCGCTCAAACGCGACCGGCCCTTCTGA
- a CDS encoding methyl-accepting chemotaxis protein gives MTLNKKLASMIAILWIGLVLIGAFGAWQSRSSMIADRRDQLTSLVEQANSIVNRYYTLSQQHAMSEADAKKQALDTLSALRYGTDGYLSVNDSQPVMLMHPFKPALVGKNLSGFTDPAGNHLFVDIVNAANQGKGGFVDYLWSKPGSDTPVPKTSYATRFTPWDWVLVTGMYMDDVQKAFYVDLGRWLVITFVLGGIATLVMVLVLRSVKRTLGGDLEVAVEATQRIARGDLATPVPLAHNDRASLLHALHTMQRGLVDTVSRVRAGTENINIGASEIAAGNTDLSQRTEEQAAALVQTASSMDEMTSNVKQNAESAATAAGLASEAADIAKRGSRVVDDVVRTMGDITSSSKQIGDIIGVIDGIAFQTNILALNAAVEAARAGEQGRGFAVVAAEVRSLAQRSATAAKEIKALIETSTGSVEEGAALVANAGSTMGEIVASVRRVNEILEEISHASREQSAGIEQVNRAVGEMDQVTQQNAALVEQAAAAAHSLKDQVGGLREAISSFSLPA, from the coding sequence ATGACCCTGAACAAGAAACTCGCCTCGATGATCGCGATCCTGTGGATCGGCCTCGTTCTCATCGGCGCGTTCGGCGCGTGGCAAAGCCGCTCGTCGATGATTGCCGACCGCCGCGATCAGCTGACATCGCTCGTCGAGCAGGCCAATTCGATCGTCAACCGCTACTACACGCTGTCGCAGCAGCACGCGATGAGCGAAGCCGACGCGAAGAAGCAGGCGCTCGACACGCTGTCCGCGCTGCGGTACGGCACCGACGGCTATCTGTCCGTCAACGATTCGCAGCCCGTCATGCTGATGCACCCGTTCAAACCGGCGCTGGTCGGCAAGAACCTGTCGGGCTTCACGGACCCGGCGGGCAATCATCTGTTCGTCGATATCGTCAACGCGGCGAACCAGGGCAAAGGTGGCTTCGTCGACTACCTGTGGTCGAAGCCGGGCAGCGACACGCCCGTCCCGAAGACCAGCTACGCGACGCGCTTCACGCCGTGGGACTGGGTGCTCGTCACCGGGATGTACATGGACGACGTGCAGAAAGCCTTCTACGTCGATCTCGGGCGCTGGCTCGTCATCACCTTCGTGTTGGGCGGCATCGCGACACTCGTGATGGTGCTCGTGCTGCGCAGCGTGAAGCGCACGCTCGGCGGCGACCTCGAAGTGGCTGTCGAAGCCACCCAACGGATCGCGCGCGGCGACCTCGCGACACCCGTGCCGCTCGCGCACAACGACCGCGCGAGCCTGCTGCACGCGCTGCACACGATGCAACGCGGCCTCGTCGATACCGTCTCGCGCGTGCGCGCCGGCACCGAGAACATCAACATCGGCGCAAGCGAAATCGCCGCCGGCAACACCGATCTGTCGCAACGCACGGAAGAACAGGCGGCCGCGCTCGTGCAGACGGCATCGAGCATGGACGAGATGACGTCGAACGTGAAACAGAACGCCGAAAGCGCCGCGACGGCCGCCGGGCTCGCAAGCGAAGCCGCCGACATCGCCAAGCGCGGCAGCCGGGTGGTCGACGACGTGGTCCGCACGATGGGCGACATCACGAGCAGCTCGAAGCAGATCGGCGACATCATCGGCGTGATCGACGGCATCGCGTTCCAGACCAACATCCTCGCGCTGAATGCCGCCGTCGAAGCGGCGCGCGCGGGCGAACAGGGCCGCGGATTCGCGGTCGTCGCAGCGGAAGTGCGCAGCCTCGCGCAGCGCTCGGCAACGGCGGCGAAGGAAATCAAGGCGTTGATCGAAACGTCGACGGGCAGCGTCGAGGAAGGCGCAGCGCTCGTCGCGAACGCCGGTTCGACGATGGGCGAGATCGTCGCCTCCGTGCGCCGCGTGAACGAGATTCTCGAGGAAATCAGCCATGCGTCGCGCGAGCAGAGCGCGGGCATCGAGCAGGTGAACCGCGCCGTCGGCGAAATGGATCAGGTCACGCAGCAGAACGCGGCGCTCGTCGAACAGGCAGCCGCAGCCGCGCATTCGCTGAAAGACCAGGTCGGCGGACTGCGCGAGGCAATTTCGAGCTTCTCCCTGCCCGCCTGA
- a CDS encoding peptidoglycan D,D-transpeptidase FtsI family protein — MIRKKNHDPYAPVAKNPVLVARLPMWRSKLIVILVFAAFAALIGRAFWVQIVNQDFYVEQGQKRYQRTIELDATRGRIVDRNGAMLAVSLATYEIWASPKLLGDAAYPPLAKLLDMPLAELTHRVSGDKSFVLLKRQVDAETATHIDKLNLAGITRIADSKRFYPEGESAAHVVGFTDIEDNGQEGIELAANDLLTGEPGEREVIRDRLGRVVLDTRPLTPAQHGATVHLTVDRRIQQLAYAQLKAAVAKHSAQAGSVVVLDARNGEILALANYPSFDPNDRSRLTGRELRNRAVVDTFEPGSTIKPLVVALSLDRGLVRPGTMIDTAPGWYKIGPSVIHDTSNHGRMTIAEALQKSSNIALAKLALNLPAETIWNKYQEYGLGRAPELTFPGVAAGRVRPFARWRPIEQATMAYGYGLSASLLQIAQVYTAYAGDGTLHPATLLIDPTRAASDGQRVTTPATAAAIRSMLEMATSEGGTGRAANVDGYRIGGKTGTARKQVGAGYAKGRYRSLFVGMAPMSDPRLVVAVMIDDPAGRAFYGGTVAGPVFSAVTGGSLQLLGVPPDAPVNTPASEVAHAPGV, encoded by the coding sequence ATGATCCGCAAGAAAAATCACGATCCGTACGCGCCCGTCGCGAAGAATCCCGTCCTCGTCGCGCGTCTGCCGATGTGGCGCTCGAAGCTGATCGTGATCCTCGTGTTCGCGGCGTTCGCTGCGCTGATCGGCCGCGCGTTCTGGGTGCAGATCGTCAATCAGGACTTCTACGTCGAACAGGGGCAAAAGCGCTATCAGCGCACCATCGAGCTCGACGCGACGCGCGGGCGGATCGTCGACCGCAATGGCGCGATGCTGGCCGTCAGTCTCGCCACTTACGAAATCTGGGCATCGCCGAAGCTGCTCGGCGATGCCGCGTATCCGCCACTGGCGAAGCTCCTCGACATGCCGCTTGCCGAACTCACGCACCGCGTATCAGGCGACAAGAGCTTCGTGCTGCTCAAGCGCCAGGTCGATGCGGAAACGGCCACGCATATCGACAAGCTCAACCTCGCGGGCATCACGCGCATTGCGGATTCGAAGCGCTTTTATCCCGAGGGCGAATCGGCGGCGCACGTGGTCGGCTTCACCGACATCGAGGACAACGGCCAGGAAGGCATCGAGCTCGCCGCCAACGACCTCCTCACGGGCGAACCGGGCGAGCGCGAGGTGATCCGCGACCGGCTGGGCCGCGTGGTGTTGGACACGCGCCCGCTCACGCCGGCGCAACACGGCGCGACCGTGCATCTGACCGTCGACCGCCGCATCCAGCAGCTCGCGTACGCGCAACTCAAGGCAGCCGTCGCGAAGCACAGCGCGCAGGCGGGCAGCGTCGTCGTGCTCGATGCGCGCAACGGCGAGATTCTCGCGCTCGCAAACTACCCGAGCTTCGACCCGAACGACCGCTCGCGGCTCACGGGCCGCGAGTTGCGCAACCGCGCGGTGGTCGATACGTTCGAGCCGGGCTCGACGATCAAGCCGCTGGTCGTCGCGCTGTCGCTCGATCGCGGGCTGGTGCGGCCCGGCACGATGATCGACACGGCGCCCGGCTGGTACAAGATCGGCCCGAGCGTGATCCACGACACGTCGAACCATGGACGCATGACGATTGCGGAAGCGTTGCAGAAGTCGAGCAATATCGCGCTCGCCAAACTCGCGCTGAACCTGCCCGCCGAAACCATCTGGAACAAGTATCAGGAGTACGGACTGGGCCGCGCGCCGGAGCTGACGTTTCCGGGCGTCGCGGCGGGCCGCGTGCGTCCGTTCGCGCGCTGGCGGCCCATCGAGCAGGCGACGATGGCCTACGGCTACGGCCTGTCGGCGTCGCTGCTGCAGATCGCGCAGGTGTACACGGCGTATGCGGGCGACGGCACGCTGCACCCCGCCACGCTGTTGATCGATCCCACGCGCGCCGCGTCGGACGGCCAGCGCGTGACGACGCCGGCCACGGCCGCCGCGATCCGCTCGATGCTCGAAATGGCGACGAGCGAAGGCGGCACGGGCCGCGCGGCGAATGTCGACGGTTACCGGATTGGTGGCAAGACGGGCACGGCGCGCAAGCAGGTCGGCGCGGGGTATGCGAAGGGCCGCTACCGGTCGCTGTTCGTCGGCATGGCGCCGATGAGCGATCCGCGCCTGGTCGTTGCCGTGATGATCGACGATCCTGCGGGACGCGCGTTCTATGGCGGCACGGTGGCCGGTCCGGTATTCAGCGCGGTGACGGGCGGCTCGTTGCAGCTGCTCGGCGTGCCGCCCGATGCGCCTGTGAATACCCCTGCTTCGGAAGTGGCGCACGCGCCCGGCGTGTAG
- a CDS encoding tetratricopeptide repeat protein, which translates to MHRSTRHFAFMPPTFDPFLTFLRRALAAQSEGDIRARALWLEAACYLHPTDSVSIDRLMLELLEQQDIAQAIALVETVAQLEPHSAASSVRLGYALQMANRHRDALAPYRQALAIEPAFPQLRKNLAIALNRTGGDPAEERQLLEAAVAADPSDFALWINLMSARRACFDLDGALAAARRAVEIDPNSAVAHSNLAQALKEAQRWDDALTHAATACELAPDNASMRTGLGVLHLLRGNYAEGWLAHEARWNDPASMLTNGRPPFGRPQWRGESLKGKTLLVWGEQGMGDVLQFCRFMPLLAQRVHREGGRIVWNSFGQMGALLPRSFGEHVDAYSAAREVEALPPFDFELPLVSAPLMLGTRIESIPPVVPYLRADADLRDAWRARLAGEKRLKVGLAWTGSLNHGRNRFRRVGAQRYAQAFREIDGVAFYSLQPGATADVEAARAAGLPMQDFTHEWRSFDDTAAFVSELDLVISVCTSAAHLAGALGQHTWVLLDVNPYWTWMIDRRDSPWYPTATLYRQRQFAQWQPVLDDVARDLHALAKLSA; encoded by the coding sequence ATGCATCGTTCAACTCGTCACTTCGCCTTTATGCCGCCAACCTTCGATCCGTTTCTGACCTTCCTTCGCCGTGCGCTCGCCGCGCAGTCCGAGGGCGATATACGCGCACGTGCGTTGTGGCTCGAAGCGGCGTGTTATCTGCACCCGACGGATAGCGTATCGATCGACCGGTTGATGCTTGAACTACTCGAACAGCAAGACATCGCGCAAGCCATCGCGCTCGTCGAAACGGTCGCGCAACTCGAACCGCACAGCGCGGCGTCGAGCGTCCGTCTCGGCTACGCGCTGCAGATGGCGAACCGGCATCGCGATGCGCTCGCGCCGTATCGCCAGGCGCTTGCGATCGAGCCCGCGTTTCCGCAATTGCGCAAGAACCTCGCGATCGCGTTGAACCGCACAGGCGGCGATCCCGCCGAAGAACGGCAATTGCTCGAAGCGGCCGTCGCAGCGGACCCATCGGACTTCGCACTGTGGATCAACCTGATGAGCGCGCGGCGCGCATGCTTCGATCTCGACGGTGCGCTTGCGGCGGCGAGGCGCGCCGTCGAGATCGATCCGAACAGCGCCGTGGCGCATAGCAACCTCGCGCAGGCGCTAAAGGAAGCGCAACGTTGGGACGACGCGCTGACGCATGCGGCGACAGCATGCGAACTCGCGCCCGACAACGCATCGATGCGCACAGGGCTTGGCGTGCTGCACCTGCTGCGCGGCAACTATGCCGAAGGCTGGCTCGCGCACGAAGCGCGCTGGAACGATCCCGCCAGCATGCTGACGAACGGCCGTCCGCCATTCGGCAGGCCGCAATGGCGCGGCGAATCGCTCAAGGGTAAGACTTTGCTCGTGTGGGGCGAGCAGGGCATGGGCGACGTGCTGCAGTTTTGCCGCTTCATGCCGCTGCTCGCGCAGCGCGTGCATCGCGAGGGCGGGCGTATCGTGTGGAATTCGTTTGGGCAGATGGGCGCGCTGTTGCCGCGCAGCTTCGGCGAACATGTCGATGCGTATTCCGCTGCGCGTGAAGTCGAAGCCCTGCCGCCGTTCGACTTCGAATTGCCGCTCGTCAGCGCGCCGCTGATGTTGGGTACGCGCATCGAATCGATTCCGCCCGTGGTGCCCTACCTGCGCGCGGACGCAGATTTGCGCGACGCATGGCGCGCGCGACTCGCCGGTGAAAAGCGCCTGAAGGTCGGGCTTGCGTGGACGGGCAGTCTGAATCACGGACGCAACCGTTTTCGACGCGTCGGCGCGCAGCGCTATGCGCAGGCGTTTCGCGAAATCGACGGCGTGGCGTTTTATTCGCTGCAGCCCGGCGCAACGGCCGACGTCGAAGCGGCTCGTGCAGCGGGCCTGCCAATGCAAGACTTCACGCACGAATGGCGCAGCTTCGACGATACGGCCGCGTTCGTCAGCGAACTCGATCTGGTGATCAGCGTGTGTACGTCGGCGGCGCATCTGGCGGGCGCGCTCGGTCAGCACACGTGGGTCCTGCTCGACGTGAATCCGTACTGGACTTGGATGATCGACAGGCGCGACAGCCCGTGGTATCCGACGGCCACGCTTTATAGACAACGCCAGTTCGCGCAATGGCAGCCGGTGCTGGACGACGTCGCGCGCGATCTGCACGCGCTGGCAAAGCTCAGCGCATGA